A DNA window from Betta splendens chromosome 6, fBetSpl5.4, whole genome shotgun sequence contains the following coding sequences:
- the islr2 gene encoding immunoglobulin superfamily containing leucine-rich repeat protein 2 — MARRLLQLLALLTTVTGNVRCCPELCSCQDKLTHQFADCAYKDLLVVPVGLPSNVTTVSLSANKIKYLKSKSFVNVTQVSSLWLAHNEIVTIETGTLAPLIQLRNLDVSYNKIVNFPWVDFHNLTALQLLKMNNNEMVNLPKDAFSTLKDLRSLRINNNRFTTIVQGTFDALASLSHLQIFNNPFTCSCSLQWMRTWISTTKITVPDQVSIVCEAPEHLKGTQVTQMPKLDCKAPTLTITSEPNVDNVELSDGATVVLTCETSGSPKPQVSWEVIAGNQNHLFVLPSTGETSDAPINDKTTSNRFLVFRNGSIVIPRLSKKEDGNYSCSAVNDLGRAEGAVRLVLTGSKKTPGSSGSDSAPDAGRSPAKKPADAKPSKNNVINWSKPEDKTKKSPEMSPDKNADGVAKNPSFASKCGTRDGSEYISNRAFNMSLDDLKQYTFDFGVIALEVSETEAKVQLNPLQLPSSKGSLHVSHSEAQETVDKEPVGLFQSAGSKTTLDRLYLCVDTGNGHSVVQWSNIEEGVNSYRFHGLKPGTNYTLCLTYGGQDCQVQVVFTTRKKIPSLLIIVIVSIFLLGLATVPLLGATCCHLLYKYQGKTYKLIMKAQNPDQLEKQMTGDFDPRASFAGSEKTFDPSELGDGEAEAEGEAEGEAEGSVVTESIPGSSSKTNQEEFEVGSEYSDRLPLGAEAVNISEEINGNYKQPSR, encoded by the coding sequence ATGGCGAGacggctcctgcagctccttgcCTTGTTGACCACCGTGACGGGCAACGTGCGGTGCTGCCCCGAGCTGTGCAGCTGCCAGGACAAGCTCACCCACCAGTTCGCGGACTGCGCTTACAAAGACCTGCTGGTGGTCCCCGTGGGGCTCCCCTCCAACGTTACCACCGTCAGCCTTTCCGCCAATAAGATCAAATATCTGAAGAGCAAGAGCTTCGTCAATGTCACTCAGGTCAGCTCCCTGTGGTTGGCCCACAACGAGATCGTTACCATAGAGACGGGCACCCTGGCCCCCCTCATCCAGCTCCGCAACCTGGACGTTAGCTACAACAAAATAGTCAACTTTCCCTGGGTGGATTTCCACAACCTCAccgccctgcagctgctgaaaatGAACAACAATGAGATGGTGAACCTTCCGAAGGACGCCTTCTCCACACTCAAAGACCTCAGATCCCTGCGCATTAACAACAACCGCTTCACCACCATTGTCCAGGGCACCTTCGACGCACTCGCTTCCTTGTCTCACCTGCAGATCTTCAACAACCCCTTCAcgtgctcctgcagcctgcagtGGATGAGAACCTGGATCTCAACCACTAAGATCACTGTGCCGGACCAGGTCTCAATTGTGTGTGAGGCCCCCGAGCATCTGAAAGGCACCCAGGTGACGCAGATGCCTAAACTGGACTGCAAGGCCCCCACGCTCACCATAACCTCCGAGCCCAACGTTGACAACGTGGAGCTCAGCGACGGCGCCACGGTCGTCTTGACCTGTGAGACGAGCGGGAGCCCGAAGCCGCAGGTCAGCTGGGAGGTGATCGCAGGCAACCAGAATCACCTGTTCGTTCTGCCCTCCACCGGAGAGACCAGCGACGCGCCCATCAACGACAAAACCACCAGCAACCGGTTCCTGGTGTTTCGAAACGGCTCCATCGTCATCCCTCGTCTGAGCAAGAAGGAGGACGGGAACTACAGCTGCTCGGCGGTGAACGACCTGGGCAGAGCGGAGGGCGCCGTCCGCCTGGTTCTGACCGGCTCCAAGAAGACCCCCGGCAGCTCCGGGTCCGACTCCGCTCCGGACGCGGGCCGCTCGCCCGCCAAGAAGCCGGCGGACGCCAAACCGTCCAAAAACAACGTCATCAACTGGTCCAAACCCGAGGACAAAACCAAGAAGAGCCCCGAAATGTCACCGGACAAAAACGCCGACGGCGTCGCCAAGAACCCCTCGTTCGCCAGCAAGTGCGGCACGCGGGACGGCAGCGAGTACATCTCCAACCGCGCCTTCAACATGAGCCTGGACGACCTGAAGCAGTACACCTTCGACTTCGGCGTCATCGCGCTGGAAGTGTCGGAGACGGAGGCCAAGGTGCAGCTGAACCCGCTGCAGCTCCCCAGCAGCAAAGGCAGCCTCCACGTGAGCCACAGCGAGGCCCAGGAGACGGTGGACAAAGAGCCCGTGGGCCTGTTCCAGTCCGCGGGCAGCAAAACCACGCTGGACAGGCTCTACCTCTGCGTGGACACCGGCAACGGACACTCGGTGGTCCAGTGGTCCAACATAGAGGAGGGCGTGAACTCCTACCGCTTCCACGGTTTAAAGCCCGGCACCAACTACACACTGTGCCTCACCTATGGGGGGCAGGACTGCCAGGTCCAGGTGGTCTTCACCACCAGGAAAAAGATCCCCTCGCTGCTCATCATCGTGATCGTCAGCATCTTCCTACTGGGCCTGGCCACGGTTCCCCTACTGGGGGCCacctgctgccatctgctgtACAAGTACCAAGGCAAGACCTACAAGCTGATCATGAAGGCGCAGAATCCGGATCAGCTGGAGAAGCAAATGACCGGAGACTTTGACCCGCGCGCGTCGTTCGCCGGGTCCGAGAAGACCTTCGACCCCAGCGAGCTGGGCGAcggggaggcggaggcggagggggaggcggagggggaggcCGAGGGGAGCGTGGTGACCGAGTCCATCCCCGGGTCCTCGTCCAAGACCAACCAGGAGGAGTTTGAAGTGGGCTCGGAGTACAGTGACAGGCTCCCGCTGGGAGCGGAGGCAGTCAACATCTCGGAGGAGATCAACGGCAATTACAAGCAGCCGAGCCGCTGA
- the stra6 gene encoding receptor for retinol uptake stra6, with protein MDKDAFKDYEYPDLEPLPPKIEPEIILPCDPTADDKLYHICITAISLVVMLILAVLARRTKDGPRQKGLPGLLSPVNFLDHTQHKGLAVAVFGVLLCKLWGLVLLPNPLPFTTDSQNKQNWLLLGVFYYPALYYPLLACGTLHNKVGYVLGSLLSWTHFGVLVWQKIDCPKTPLIHKHFSLFSSLPQIACLAFLSFQYPLLLFKGLKGSEKNNATEDLSSSYYKDYVKEILKKKPNKISTSSTETPRLHQRIIDAVKLYIYTPEDAFRFPLKLATSAVVSFITLYQMGLLLILAVVPTLQTARRGVNEDVGRLLTSVKITLSPDKHEVVRIVMYYIWCVEVCYICAMTLSTLVNLAMLMRSMVQHRSNLKGLYRGDIYNVYNCQRNIRASRPALVCWMGYTSFTAAHICIGMIIQTLVFFLCLLIVVFLVIIPVLHQQNLILFQFLWSMWPFWLMILLAVLIQHVTARFCFIKKTAGTRDLNNRGNLFLLTYLLFPVNVLIGVLLALWRMIITALFNIVHMGRMDISLLNRSVEAFDPAYRCYAHYLKIEVNQSHPVMKAFCGILLQSVGQGSNAGQRSQDAEEGIQLVQQEKKQHKVSSAKRAYGHWQLLYTLVNNPSLVSTRKHFKRQPAGSFVNGSLNRNTKEGSKKEAEAAASN; from the exons AATAATCTTGCCATGTGACCCCACGGCTGACGACAAGCTCTACCACATATGCATCACTGCAATATCT CTCGTCGTCATGCTGATCCTAGCGGTCCTAGCGAGGCGCACTAAGGACGGCCCGCGGCAGAAAGGACTCCCAGGTTTACTCAG TCCAGTCAACTTCCTGGACCATACGCAGCACAAGGGCCTGGCGGTGGCTGTGTTTGGAGTGCTCTTGTGCAAACTGTGGGGCCTGGTCCTGTTGCCAAACCCCCTCCCGTTCACGACAGACTCCCAGAATAAAC AGAACTGGCTGCTCCTGGGAGTCTTCTACTACCCCGCGCTATACTACCCTCTCCTGGCATGCGGTACATTACATAATAAAGTTGGCTACGTCCTCGGAAGCCTCCTGTCGTGGACACACTTTGGCGTCCTGGTGTGGCAGAAAATCGACTGTCCCAAAACGCCTCTG ATACACAAGCACTTCTCCCTGTTCTCCAGCCTGCCCCAGATAGCCTGCCTGGCATTCCTCAGCTTCCAGTATCCCCTTCTTCTGTTCAAGGGCTTGAAGGGCAGTGAAAAGAACAACGCCACAGAG GATCTAAGCAGCAGCTACTATAAAGACTATGTGAAGGAAATACTCAAGAAGAAGCCAAACAAAATCAG CACATCGAGCACAGAGACGCCCAGGCTCCATCAAAGAATAATTGATGCAGTGaagttatatatttatacaccaGAAGATG ctttccGTTTCCCACTGAAGCTGGCGACCTCGGCCGTGGTGTCCTTCATCACTCTGTATCAG ATGGGCCTCCTCCTGATCCTCGCCGTGGTGCCGACCCTCCAGACCGCCCGCCGGGGGGTCAACGAGGACGTGGGCCGACTCTTGACCAGCGTGAAGATAACGCTGTCTCCTGACAAGCACGAGGTGGTCCGAATCGTGATGTACTACATCTGGTGTGTGGAAG TGTGCTACATCTGTGCCATGACCCTGTCCACCCTGGTCAACCTGGCCATGCTCATGAGGTCCATGGTTCAGCATCG CTCAAACCTGAAGGGGCTGTACAGAGGGGACATCTATAATGTTTACAACTGCCAGAGGAACATCAGAGCTTCGCGGCCGGCGCTGGTCTGCTGGATGGGCTACACCAGCTTCACAGCGGCTCACATCTGTATCG GCATGATCATCCAGACCCTGGTGttcttcctctgcctgctcATCGTCGTCTTCCTCGTGATCATACCTGTGCTGCACCAACAGAACCTAATTCTGTTCCAGTTTCTGTGGAGCATGTG GCCCTTCTGGCTGATGATTCTCTTGGCCGTGTTGATTCAACACGTCACCGCCAGGTTTTGCTTCATCAAAAAAACGGCAGGCACGCGGGACTTGAACAACAG GGGAAACCTCTTCCTGCTGACGTACCTGCTGTTTCCGGTCAATGTTCTGATCGGGGTGCTGCTTGCGCTCTGGCGCATGATCATCACTGCCCTGTTTAACATTGTTCACATGGGACGCATGGACATCAGTCTGCTTAACCGCAGCGTGGAGGCCTTTGACCCTG CCTACCGCTGCTACGCTCATTATCTGAAGATTGAGGTGAACCAGTCGCATCCTGTTATGAAGGCCTTCTGTGGGatcctgctgcagtctgtgggcCAGGGAAGCAACGCTGGGCAGAGGTCGCAGGATGCTGAAGAGG GCATCCAGCTCgtccagcaggagaagaagcagcaCAAGGTGTCCAGCGCTAAGAGGGCGTACGGGCACTGGCAGCTCCTCTACACCCTGGTCAACAACCCCTCGCTGGTGAGCACCAGGAAGCACTTCAAGCGACAGCCGGCGGGGAGCTTCGTGAACGGAAGCCTCAACCGCAACACCAAGGAGGGGAGcaaaaaggaggcagaggctgcagccagcaactga